The following coding sequences are from one Eucalyptus grandis isolate ANBG69807.140 chromosome 11, ASM1654582v1, whole genome shotgun sequence window:
- the LOC104427626 gene encoding uncharacterized protein LOC104427626 — MTEFSMSSTAKNAPLSRVLLSCLVLFSSFFLSHPVWFSYFIFLSPYLLKVVTFLSPLLITTFLILLAFLTLSPGLGGSLEETPESKVGFVSKVCSRVLEKLRSNSADEDEGIELSKDLEVYKIFFEEASLWDSGKSHDEVSDQLKLPGDCGSEESEAPVDKFLIYGDNVVKGHSEASATKFEEDPAEISKPESIVEDKLEGPLIQEKAECESEGAVFEAEEKEVKVLDSEPKKVGEEEEKKEDDPLFKGGSKAVSDKLSDLKVRDNNGGECFSRTRQNSRRLGESLRLFDEYGGGEQSCYYSPDRLSESHYEKMGFQHLGSFGSMRREKEWKRTLACKLFEERHDAEGGEGMDLLWEAYENDSSAKHAKDRAKKGKRGGRLEGHAKDAGEVEEEEEEEEEDVDGQFCCLQALKFSAGKMNLGMGRPNLVRISKAFRGIGWLHHVGKHTKKGYN; from the coding sequence ATGACTGAGTTTTCCATGTCAAGCACAGCCAAAAATGCACCCTTGTCTAGAGTCCTCTTGTCCTGTTTagttctcttctcttctttctttctatctcACCCTGTGTGGTTCTCTTACTTCATTTTCTTGTCACCTTACCTTCTCAAGGTTGTGactttcctctctcctcttctcatCACCACCTTCCTTATCCTGCTCgccttcctcactctctctccagGCCTTGGAGGGTCTCTTGAAGAAACACCAGAATCCAAAGTGGGATTTGTTTCAAAGGTATGTTCCAGGGTTTTAGAGAAGCTGAGATCAAATTCAGCTGATGAAGACGAAGGGATTGAGCTCTCAAAGGACCTTGAAGTGTACAAGATCTTCTTTGAAGAAGCTTCCCTGTGGGACTCCGGGAAAAGCCATGATGAAGTCTCTGATCAGTTGAAGCTACCGGGGGATTGTGGGTCTGAAGAATCCGAAGCACCAGTTGACAAGTTCTTGATCTATGGAGACAATGTCGTCAAGGGGCACTCTGAGGCATCGGCAACCAAATTCGAGGAAGACCCAGCTGAGATTTCTAAGCCAGAGTCCATAGTTGAGGACAAACTTGAAGGACCGTTAATCCAGGAGAAGGCAGAATGTGAAAGTGAAGGTGCGGTTTTCGAAGCGGAAGAGAAAGAAGTCAAAGTTCTAGACTCCGAGCCCAAGAAAgttggtgaagaagaagagaaaaaagaagacgaTCCCCTGTTCAAAGGCGGATCCAAGGCAGTGAGCGATAAACTAAGCGACCTAAAAGTAAGGGATAATAATGGAGGAGAGTGCTTTTCAAGAACAAGGCAGAATTCTAGAAGACTTGGTGAGAGTCTCAGGCTCTTTGATGAGTACGGCGGAGGAGAGCAATCATGCTACTATTCACCAGATCGCCTCTCTGAGAGCCATTATGAGAAGATGGGCTTTCAACATCTGGGGAGCTTTGGGTcgatgaggagagagaaagagtggaAGAGGACACTGGCGTGCAAGCTCTTCGAAGAGAGGCACGATGCGGAGGGTGGCGAGGGCATGGATCTGTTGTGGGAGGCCTACGAGAACGATTCCTCCGCCAAGCACGCGAAGGACCGAGCGAAGAAGGGCAAGAGAGGAGGGAGACTCGAAGGGCACGCGAAGGATGCCGGCGAagtcgaggaagaagaagaagaagaagaagaagacgttGACGGGCAGTTCTGCTGCCTGCAGGCGCTCAAGTTCTCCGCAGGGAAGATGAACCTGGGCATGGGGAGGCCCAACCTGGTCAGGATCTCCAAAGCTTTCAGGGGCATTGGGTGGTTGCACCATGTGGGCAAGCACACCAAGAAGGGCTACAACTGA
- the LOC104425710 gene encoding wound-induced basic protein, protein MIYDVNSPLFRSFLSQKGGSSDKRKMEEQRPKEHRPKANENKPVMTE, encoded by the exons ATGATCTACGACGTCAACTCCCCTCTCTTCCGATCTTTCCTCAGCCAGAAGGGTGGCTCCTCCGACAAgag GAAGATGGAAGAGCAGAGGCCGAAGGAGCATAGGCCCAAGGCCAATGAAAATAAACCTGTCATGACGGAGTAA